The proteins below are encoded in one region of Eubacterium sp. 1001713B170207_170306_E7:
- the thrS gene encoding threonine--tRNA ligase yields the protein MNITLKDGSVKQYEPGITVYDVAKDISEGLARNTMAGELNGELVDIRRPITEDSNLNLLTFDSEGGKHAFWHSASHLMAQAIKRIWPEAQLTIGPAIDNGFYYDIDLDHTLTPEDLEKIEKEMKKIVKEAPEIEYYTKSREDALKWAESEGETYKTELINNLPEDAVISFYGQGEWADLCAGPHIRNASQIKAFKLLSLAGAYWHGDANNKMLQRVYGIAFPKKSELDEYLQRLEEAKKRDHRKLGKELDLFSMHEEGPGFPFFHPKGMVLRNELETFWRTEHAKKGYKEIKTPIMLNADLWRRSGHWDNYKENMYFTEIDGQEFAVKPMNCPGGMLVYKTRQHSYRELPLRMGELGQVHRHELHGALHGLMRVRTFTQDDAHIFLTMDQVKDEVIGIIDLANEIYDIFGFKYKVELSTKPEKAIGKDEDWEVATAALREALEAKGMDYQLNPGDGAFYGPKIDFHLEDSIGRTWQCGTIQLDMQMPERFDLTYVGSDGEKHRPVILHRTIFGSIERFLGILIEHFAGKFPLWLAPVQVQLIPVSDAHDAFTKEIAAKLEDAGIRVEIDFRDEKIGYRIREAQMQKIPYMLVIGDKEVESGRLSIRNRDTGEQETLKIDEFKYRLAQNIANKSLVLD from the coding sequence ATGAACATAACTTTAAAAGACGGTTCTGTTAAGCAGTATGAACCTGGAATCACTGTTTATGATGTGGCGAAGGATATCAGCGAGGGACTGGCGCGCAATACAATGGCCGGCGAGTTAAACGGCGAGCTGGTAGACATCCGCAGGCCCATTACTGAAGACAGTAATTTAAACTTATTAACCTTTGATTCTGAAGGCGGCAAGCATGCTTTCTGGCATTCTGCATCTCACCTTATGGCTCAGGCCATCAAACGTATCTGGCCTGAAGCGCAGCTAACCATCGGTCCGGCCATCGATAATGGCTTTTACTACGACATTGATTTAGACCACACCTTAACACCGGAAGACCTTGAAAAGATCGAAAAGGAAATGAAGAAAATTGTTAAGGAAGCGCCTGAAATTGAATACTATACAAAATCCAGAGAGGATGCGCTGAAATGGGCAGAGTCAGAGGGTGAGACCTATAAGACCGAGCTGATCAACAATCTGCCGGAGGACGCGGTCATTTCCTTCTATGGCCAGGGTGAATGGGCTGACCTGTGTGCAGGCCCTCATATCCGCAACGCATCACAGATTAAGGCGTTTAAGCTCTTGAGCCTTGCCGGTGCCTACTGGCATGGTGACGCCAATAACAAAATGCTCCAACGTGTCTACGGGATTGCTTTTCCTAAAAAATCCGAGCTTGACGAATATTTACAGCGCTTGGAGGAAGCTAAAAAACGTGATCACCGTAAGCTGGGCAAAGAATTAGACCTTTTCTCAATGCATGAAGAGGGACCAGGATTCCCGTTTTTCCATCCTAAGGGAATGGTTCTGCGAAATGAGCTTGAAACTTTCTGGCGCACCGAACATGCGAAAAAAGGCTATAAGGAAATCAAGACACCGATTATGCTGAATGCTGATCTGTGGAGACGCTCAGGCCACTGGGATAACTATAAAGAAAATATGTATTTTACTGAAATTGACGGACAGGAGTTTGCGGTCAAGCCAATGAACTGCCCGGGCGGCATGCTTGTTTATAAAACAAGACAGCACAGCTACCGTGAGCTGCCTCTGCGTATGGGAGAGCTGGGCCAGGTACACCGCCACGAGCTCCACGGAGCACTTCATGGACTCATGCGTGTCCGTACCTTTACTCAGGATGACGCGCATATCTTCCTGACCATGGACCAGGTAAAGGATGAGGTGATCGGGATCATTGATCTGGCCAATGAGATCTATGATATTTTTGGCTTTAAGTATAAGGTTGAACTCTCTACCAAGCCGGAAAAGGCCATTGGCAAAGATGAAGACTGGGAAGTCGCAACCGCGGCGCTGCGTGAAGCGCTGGAAGCAAAAGGGATGGATTATCAGCTGAATCCTGGCGATGGAGCGTTCTACGGTCCTAAAATTGACTTCCATCTGGAAGACAGCATTGGCCGTACATGGCAGTGTGGCACGATTCAGCTGGATATGCAGATGCCGGAACGTTTTGATTTAACCTATGTCGGCAGCGACGGTGAAAAGCATCGCCCGGTTATCCTGCACCGTACTATTTTCGGGAGTATTGAACGTTTCCTCGGCATCTTAATTGAACACTTTGCCGGAAAATTTCCGCTTTGGCTGGCTCCGGTACAGGTACAGCTTATCCCGGTGTCAGATGCACACGACGCATTTACCAAAGAAATTGCCGCTAAGCTTGAAGATGCAGGTATCCGAGTAGAGATTGACTTCAGGGATGAAAAGATCGGCTACCGTATTCGTGAAGCGCAAATGCAGAAGATCCCGTATATGCTGGTTATCGGCGATAAAGAGGTCGAATCTGGACGCCTGAGTATCCGCAATCGCGATACTGGCGAGCAGGAAACTCTGAAAATTGACGAATTTAAATATCGCCTGGCTCAGAACATTGCGAATAAATCTTTGGTTTTAGATTAA
- the rpmI gene encoding 50S ribosomal protein L35 has protein sequence MPKMKSHRGAAKRFKVKKSGVIKRAKAYKSHILNKKSQKRKRNLRKAGYLVPSDAKVVKKMLMK, from the coding sequence ATGCCAAAAATGAAATCCCATCGTGGTGCTGCAAAGCGCTTCAAAGTGAAAAAATCAGGTGTGATCAAACGCGCTAAGGCTTATAAAAGCCACATCTTAAATAAGAAAAGCCAGAAGAGAAAGAGAAATCTTAGAAAAGCTGGTTACTTAGTACCAAGCGACGCAAAAGTTGTTAAAAAAATGTTAATGAAATAA
- a CDS encoding GNAT family N-acetyltransferase, with translation MKVISLREEPIYTQAAIDFFQNRWGTDANKMIYEDCIVHGLTTESPLPRWYLLLDGDTIIGGAGLITNDFVSRMDLWPWVCALYIEASYRGNAYAARLLERAREDAGKAGYSYVYICTDHVGFYERYGYEYIGTGYHPWGGSSRIYRVDTETAENLNGAGI, from the coding sequence ATGAAGGTCATATCATTAAGGGAAGAGCCCATCTATACACAGGCCGCCATTGATTTTTTTCAAAATCGGTGGGGAACAGATGCTAACAAAATGATATATGAGGATTGTATTGTCCATGGGCTTACAACAGAATCACCACTGCCACGTTGGTATCTTCTGCTGGACGGCGATACGATTATCGGCGGAGCCGGTTTGATTACCAACGATTTTGTAAGCCGAATGGATCTATGGCCCTGGGTGTGCGCTCTTTATATTGAAGCATCCTACAGAGGGAATGCTTACGCCGCCCGTCTGCTCGAACGCGCGCGTGAAGATGCTGGAAAGGCCGGTTATTCTTATGTTTATATCTGTACTGATCATGTTGGTTTTTACGAACGCTATGGCTACGAATACATCGGAACCGGCTACCATCCCTGGGGAGGTTCTTCCAGAATATACAGGGTTGACACCGAAACAGCTGAGAATTTAAACGGTGCTGGAATATGA
- a CDS encoding metal-dependent transcriptional regulator codes for MTNYSAGENYLKAILVLHQRLDKVRKTDIADFLGFTKASVSYMVKLLEANKLVRVENNNVCLTEMGLKEALNIYERYLRIRDFLVYFLGISAKTAERDACRLEHVLSLETFEALKEKEVSV; via the coding sequence ATGACAAATTATTCAGCGGGCGAGAATTATCTTAAGGCAATTCTGGTTCTTCATCAAAGGCTCGACAAGGTAAGAAAAACGGATATTGCAGATTTTCTTGGCTTTACAAAAGCCAGCGTCAGCTATATGGTTAAGCTTTTAGAAGCGAATAAACTGGTGAGAGTGGAAAACAACAATGTCTGTTTAACGGAAATGGGGCTTAAAGAAGCTTTGAATATTTACGAAAGGTATTTACGTATTCGCGACTTCCTGGTTTATTTTCTTGGCATATCGGCCAAGACAGCTGAGCGGGATGCCTGCCGTTTGGAGCATGTTCTAAGCCTGGAAACTTTTGAAGCGCTCAAGGAAAAAGAGGTGAGTGTATAA
- a CDS encoding DUF3795 domain-containing protein → MKKNERVYPQFSLCGLNCGLCPMYHVEGAGCPGCGGKGHHSCAVKRCSQEHDHIEFCFQCSSYPCERYETLNPYDSFITYRHVLKDFQRAEQEGLESYKTMLNEKIEILSCLLTHYNDGRRKTFFCPAVNLLELEDIKLVLTQIKDEINPEGALKEKARQAVQLFQTMAENRGISIKLNKQKVEKTK, encoded by the coding sequence ATGAAAAAAAACGAACGGGTATATCCGCAGTTTTCTCTGTGCGGTCTTAACTGCGGGCTGTGCCCGATGTACCACGTAGAGGGAGCCGGCTGCCCAGGCTGCGGCGGCAAAGGTCATCACTCCTGTGCGGTAAAAAGATGCAGCCAGGAGCATGATCATATTGAATTTTGCTTTCAATGCAGCAGCTATCCCTGCGAGCGATATGAGACATTGAATCCTTATGACAGCTTTATTACCTATCGTCATGTCTTAAAGGACTTTCAAAGGGCTGAGCAGGAAGGCCTGGAAAGCTACAAGACAATGCTGAACGAAAAAATCGAAATTTTGAGCTGCCTTTTAACGCATTATAACGACGGCAGACGGAAAACCTTTTTCTGTCCTGCTGTGAATCTTTTAGAGCTTGAGGACATAAAGCTTGTGCTGACGCAAATAAAAGATGAAATTAATCCAGAGGGAGCGCTCAAGGAAAAAGCCCGGCAGGCAGTACAGCTCTTTCAGACCATGGCAGAAAACAGAGGCATATCAATAAAACTGAATAAACAGAAAGTGGAAAAAACCAAATAG
- the rplT gene encoding 50S ribosomal protein L20 — MARIKKGVNAKKKHKKVLKLAKGYYGAKSKLYRPANEAVMRALRSSYRGRKEKKRNFRRLWITRINAGTRIYGLSYSKFMFGLKQAGVEMDRKILADLAMNDINAFAKLVDVAKEHQA; from the coding sequence ATGGCTAGAATTAAAAAGGGCGTTAACGCCAAAAAGAAGCATAAAAAAGTATTAAAACTTGCAAAAGGCTATTATGGTGCTAAAAGCAAGTTATACAGACCAGCGAACGAAGCAGTCATGCGTGCACTGCGTTCTTCTTACAGAGGTCGTAAAGAAAAGAAAAGAAATTTCAGAAGATTATGGATTACCCGTATCAATGCCGGTACCCGTATATATGGTTTAAGCTACAGCAAATTCATGTTTGGCCTGAAACAGGCTGGCGTTGAAATGGACCGTAAGATCTTAGCTGATTTAGCAATGAATGATATTAATGCATTCGCAAAATTAGTTGATGTTGCCAAAGAACATCAGGCTTAA
- a CDS encoding potassium transporter TrkG, with product MINIVKKGSRMATFMRHRSPAEILMFGFAAVILLGAVILNLPVSSASGQSPGFLNCLFTATSSVCVTGLVVVDTGTYWSLFGQIVIILLIQIGGLGFMSLMTIFFVLAGKRITIKNRLLIQSSVNSDRVQGVVKFTKYIVVSCLVIEGIGALLLSFVFVPDYGLGKGIYFGIWHSISSFCNGGFDLIGGFQSFTGYANNFLLNFTVCALIVVGGLGFAVTSEIVSYRTTRRLSMHSKIVLSITAILVLGGAILFYIFEHANPETMGGLPWYGKIYAAFYQSVTPRTAGSNTISQTGLNPVSKVLTIVLMFIGGSPGSTAGGVKTTAVAMMAITLFTELMGRKDVTCFKRRIPEITIKRAACVLTIGISIIIAIIMVLMVCEPGADPMAVTFEVFSAYSTVGLTCDLTPQLHAFSKVALIITMFIGRVGPLTIAYVITRKERKELENKGQFKLPEGNVLIG from the coding sequence ATGATAAACATTGTTAAAAAAGGCAGCCGTATGGCAACCTTTATGCGGCACCGCTCCCCGGCCGAAATTCTGATGTTCGGCTTTGCGGCGGTAATTTTACTGGGGGCAGTGATTTTAAATCTGCCGGTCTCCAGTGCTTCCGGCCAGAGTCCGGGATTTTTGAATTGTTTATTTACGGCGACCTCCAGCGTATGTGTCACCGGACTGGTGGTTGTGGACACCGGAACCTACTGGTCGTTGTTTGGTCAGATTGTCATTATTCTCTTAATTCAAATCGGCGGTCTTGGCTTCATGTCTCTGATGACCATTTTTTTTGTGTTGGCAGGTAAACGCATCACGATTAAAAATCGTCTGCTCATTCAATCCTCTGTCAACTCCGACAGGGTACAGGGGGTTGTGAAATTCACAAAATATATTGTTGTTTCCTGTTTAGTGATCGAAGGTATCGGAGCACTGCTGCTATCTTTTGTATTTGTTCCGGATTATGGGCTGGGAAAGGGGATTTATTTCGGCATCTGGCATTCTATCTCCTCTTTTTGCAACGGCGGTTTTGATCTGATCGGCGGCTTTCAGAGCTTTACGGGATATGCCAATAATTTCCTGTTGAACTTTACTGTTTGCGCGCTTATTGTTGTCGGTGGACTTGGCTTTGCTGTTACCAGTGAAATTGTCAGCTACCGGACAACCAGACGGCTGAGCATGCATTCTAAAATTGTTTTAAGCATCACTGCGATTTTAGTGCTGGGTGGTGCAATATTGTTTTATATCTTTGAGCATGCCAATCCTGAAACAATGGGTGGACTGCCATGGTATGGCAAGATTTACGCAGCTTTCTACCAGTCTGTTACACCGCGTACTGCCGGCTCTAACACCATAAGTCAGACAGGGCTTAACCCAGTTTCCAAGGTGCTGACCATTGTGCTGATGTTTATCGGCGGATCGCCCGGATCAACAGCCGGCGGAGTTAAAACCACGGCCGTGGCCATGATGGCGATCACGCTGTTTACCGAGCTTATGGGTCGCAAGGATGTCACCTGCTTTAAACGGCGCATCCCTGAGATTACCATTAAACGGGCCGCCTGTGTACTGACCATCGGTATTTCGATTATCATCGCTATCATTATGGTTTTAATGGTCTGTGAACCCGGGGCGGACCCCATGGCAGTTACCTTTGAGGTGTTTTCGGCTTATTCCACAGTTGGGCTTACCTGCGATTTAACACCGCAGCTCCATGCCTTCAGCAAAGTGGCGCTGATTATTACAATGTTTATTGGTCGTGTCGGTCCGTTGACGATCGCATATGTTATTACCAGAAAAGAAAGAAAAGAACTTGAGAATAAAGGCCAGTTCAAGCTGCCTGAGGGCAATGTCTTGATCGGTTAA
- the infC gene encoding translation initiation factor IF-3: MSTCIFVLINTHKWRCITIAREVQHEINEEIRDREVRVIDANGEMLGVMPTKEAQKLADEKSLDLVKVSPNAKPPVCKILDYGKFRYEEMRRVKEAKKNQKAVVIKEIRMSVRVEEHDIMVKVKNCVKFLEQGNRVKVSIRFRGREMAYTDQGRGVLLDFAERVTDYGTVDKPPKMEGRSMVMFLSPKKDK; this comes from the coding sequence ATGTCTACCTGCATTTTTGTTTTAATAAATACCCATAAATGGAGGTGTATTACTATAGCAAGAGAAGTTCAACACGAAATTAACGAGGAAATCCGTGATCGTGAAGTCCGCGTAATTGATGCAAACGGAGAAATGCTGGGTGTGATGCCAACAAAAGAGGCACAGAAACTGGCAGATGAAAAAAGTCTGGATCTCGTTAAGGTTTCTCCTAACGCGAAGCCGCCGGTCTGTAAAATTTTGGACTACGGTAAATTCCGTTATGAAGAAATGCGACGTGTTAAAGAAGCAAAGAAAAACCAGAAAGCGGTTGTTATCAAAGAAATTCGTATGTCTGTACGGGTTGAGGAACACGACATCATGGTTAAAGTCAAAAACTGCGTTAAGTTCTTAGAACAGGGCAATCGTGTCAAAGTATCCATCCGTTTCAGAGGCCGTGAAATGGCTTATACGGATCAGGGTAGGGGTGTTTTACTTGACTTCGCTGAACGTGTAACTGATTATGGTACGGTTGACAAGCCACCAAAAATGGAAGGCCGCAGCATGGTTATGTTCTTATCCCCCAAAAAGGATAAGTAA
- a CDS encoding FUSC family protein gives MGSVILLFGRSNAVIALVFLLYTQTMVKNCLSIVNMLLDALWLVGYAILGTLVSMHFATLIIFGFILIFFLIYADANEFLKTNYYIPGMAFILMQISPGTLAALPIRILALLYCLAVCTGITLLLQKRQKTPAVDPLIQEALACAGTGFKLLGQKIKKEDEAIDKKLDALSQKLSSNIYPAVFRQMGLMNGRQKYTYGLMLCLEQLGQVLQAIGAASQELPTSDQAQFSVLGDRMEKAEDPQLLAADLQAFLKRPSLTENRLNRELLLILETLRDRLLDDSHRTDLNTSIKEGLRYKSFSLRRRFSLDFFQMRFALQTAVIVTACTAVAHYIPYWFNIPLNEWHGYWIPLMGYLSASIYIRDTLRKAAFKVTGTILGMIFFVLVTQYIPASIRLPLTVAIGLVFMLTIKSSIVSTMISTQMTSVMFLPQLGVMDLVLFRVFCVIGGVSIAVLGGIFIFRTRKQDVFRYELTSLFKSDLFILYNLWNLAEKQEAGPLLYENLLNLHLVGGQLESLSGQQKLVPAKVFEKIMNKNRHFLAVAVHLSMYLSVKGISPKQWQHVKDEIHEAGETLQKTFDTTKNNTEKSSQG, from the coding sequence ATGGGGTCTGTTATTCTGCTCTTCGGCCGGAGCAACGCGGTTATCGCTCTTGTTTTTCTTTTATACACCCAGACAATGGTTAAAAACTGCCTGTCCATTGTTAATATGCTGCTTGACGCCCTGTGGCTGGTTGGTTACGCCATTTTAGGAACTCTGGTTTCTATGCATTTTGCCACATTGATTATTTTTGGTTTTATACTGATTTTTTTCCTGATCTATGCCGATGCCAATGAGTTTCTAAAAACAAATTACTATATTCCCGGCATGGCCTTTATCCTTATGCAGATCAGCCCGGGAACACTGGCAGCACTTCCGATTCGTATTCTGGCCCTTCTTTACTGCCTGGCTGTCTGTACCGGAATAACGCTTCTGCTGCAAAAACGGCAAAAAACACCAGCCGTTGATCCTCTTATACAGGAAGCGCTCGCCTGCGCAGGAACTGGATTTAAATTATTGGGCCAAAAAATCAAAAAGGAAGATGAAGCAATCGATAAAAAGCTGGACGCCCTTTCCCAGAAGCTGAGCAGCAATATTTATCCCGCTGTTTTCAGACAAATGGGGTTGATGAACGGCAGACAGAAATATACTTATGGTTTAATGCTCTGCCTCGAACAACTGGGACAAGTACTCCAGGCTATCGGCGCAGCTTCACAAGAGCTTCCCACCAGTGATCAGGCTCAATTCTCTGTTTTGGGGGATCGAATGGAAAAAGCAGAAGATCCCCAATTATTAGCAGCTGATCTGCAGGCATTTCTAAAAAGGCCATCCCTAACCGAAAATCGCCTGAATCGGGAGCTTCTGTTGATTCTTGAGACACTTCGGGACCGTCTGCTGGATGACAGTCACCGCACAGATCTTAACACTTCCATTAAAGAGGGGCTTCGTTACAAGTCCTTCAGCCTGCGCCGCCGGTTCAGTCTCGATTTTTTTCAGATGCGTTTCGCACTGCAGACCGCTGTGATTGTCACTGCCTGTACTGCTGTCGCACACTATATTCCGTATTGGTTCAATATTCCGCTCAATGAGTGGCATGGCTACTGGATACCGCTTATGGGGTATTTATCTGCCAGTATCTATATCCGCGACACACTGAGAAAAGCAGCCTTTAAGGTTACAGGCACCATTCTGGGAATGATTTTCTTTGTTCTTGTTACACAGTATATCCCAGCGTCCATCCGCCTGCCGCTTACCGTCGCTATTGGTCTGGTTTTTATGCTGACCATAAAAAGCTCGATTGTCAGTACCATGATCAGTACACAAATGACCTCCGTTATGTTTTTGCCACAACTGGGCGTCATGGACCTGGTATTATTCCGGGTTTTCTGTGTTATTGGAGGTGTCTCCATCGCAGTACTTGGAGGAATCTTTATCTTCAGAACACGCAAACAGGACGTCTTTCGATATGAGCTCACCAGCCTTTTTAAATCGGATTTGTTTATTCTCTATAATCTGTGGAATCTTGCAGAAAAGCAGGAAGCCGGTCCTTTGCTTTATGAGAACCTTCTGAACCTCCACCTGGTCGGCGGACAGCTGGAAAGTTTATCAGGGCAGCAGAAGCTTGTTCCAGCAAAGGTCTTTGAAAAAATAATGAATAAAAACCGGCACTTTTTGGCAGTGGCTGTTCATCTAAGCATGTACTTGAGTGTAAAGGGAATCTCTCCAAAGCAATGGCAGCACGTAAAAGATGAAATTCATGAAGCTGGCGAAACGCTTCAAAAAACTTTTGATACAACCAAGAACAACACAGAAAAAAGCAGTCAGGGTTGA
- a CDS encoding DUF445 family protein, which yields MDLHFLIGPLVGAVIGLITNGIAIRMLFRPLKPVKFWGWTLPFTPGIIPKEKPRIAKSVGAVIGSTLVNEEVLSRGLLSPEMDAKISGYIDNKIETYKDSPMTIREVIIHYTDEEKTEALANTTTEKATALLYRKVCQMDVGDIIADAAMEEIKNNSLFSAFSFMVSDNTMIGIREKLKETINNMVFERGEEIIGNLVNRESHEILDYSLAELYERFGSSVPKVKESLLKAYHNMVENNLSKALAALDIPQLVEDQINGFDVLEMEKIILSIMKKELNAIIWLGGLLGMIMGLIMNFF from the coding sequence TTGGATCTACACTTTTTAATCGGCCCATTGGTCGGCGCCGTTATTGGTCTTATCACCAATGGCATTGCCATACGCATGCTGTTCCGGCCACTGAAGCCAGTCAAATTTTGGGGCTGGACCCTTCCCTTCACACCCGGGATTATTCCAAAGGAAAAACCGCGAATAGCAAAATCCGTAGGTGCTGTCATCGGCTCTACACTTGTAAATGAAGAGGTTCTGAGCCGCGGCCTTTTGTCACCGGAAATGGACGCTAAAATCAGCGGTTATATTGATAACAAAATTGAAACCTACAAAGACAGCCCCATGACCATTCGCGAAGTTATCATTCATTATACTGACGAAGAAAAAACCGAAGCGCTGGCAAATACCACCACTGAAAAAGCAACTGCCCTGCTTTACCGTAAGGTATGCCAGATGGATGTCGGCGATATAATCGCTGATGCGGCCATGGAAGAAATCAAAAACAATTCGCTTTTTTCAGCTTTTTCTTTTATGGTCAGTGACAATACCATGATTGGTATCCGTGAAAAGCTCAAGGAGACAATCAACAATATGGTCTTTGAACGCGGCGAGGAAATAATCGGTAATCTGGTAAACCGCGAAAGCCATGAAATACTGGATTACAGTCTGGCTGAGCTCTATGAACGCTTTGGCTCAAGTGTGCCAAAAGTAAAGGAAAGTCTGCTTAAAGCCTATCATAATATGGTTGAAAATAACCTGTCCAAGGCGCTCGCCGCTCTGGATATTCCCCAGCTGGTAGAAGATCAGATCAATGGCTTCGATGTTCTGGAGATGGAAAAAATCATTCTGAGCATCATGAAAAAAGAACTAAACGCCATTATATGGCTCGGCGGTCTGTTGGGTATGATTATGGGCTTAATTATGAATTTCTTCTAA
- the thiW gene encoding energy coupling factor transporter S component ThiW, which translates to MEKNHVRKLTMAGILIAVGVVCSPFSIPLGAARCFPVQHMVNILSAVFLGPFYGVSMAFITSLIRVMLGTGSLLAFPGSMCGALICGLVFRYTKKLTLTYLGELFGTSILGALAAYPVATMVMGKEAALFAYVVPFFISCIGGVVLGAVLVTAVQKTGVMKHLLDNKTDITLR; encoded by the coding sequence ATGGAAAAAAATCATGTGCGGAAATTGACAATGGCAGGGATTCTTATCGCAGTAGGTGTCGTCTGCTCTCCCTTTAGTATTCCTCTTGGAGCGGCACGGTGTTTTCCTGTTCAGCATATGGTTAATATTCTCTCCGCGGTGTTCCTTGGTCCCTTTTATGGTGTTTCAATGGCTTTTATTACGAGTCTTATACGAGTGATGCTTGGAACCGGCAGTCTGCTGGCATTTCCCGGCAGCATGTGTGGTGCTTTGATTTGCGGACTGGTTTTTCGTTACACTAAAAAGCTGACACTAACTTATCTGGGTGAGCTTTTTGGAACCAGTATCCTTGGCGCCCTCGCAGCGTACCCGGTTGCGACAATGGTCATGGGAAAAGAGGCGGCTTTATTCGCTTATGTCGTCCCCTTCTTTATCAGCTGTATCGGCGGCGTGGTCTTGGGCGCTGTTTTAGTGACGGCTGTTCAGAAGACCGGTGTTATGAAGCATCTTTTAGATAATAAAACAGACATCACATTGCGGTGA
- a CDS encoding TetR/AcrR family transcriptional regulator — translation MSQRRNHTHNHRGNAPNSPTRPRISKKPMERRQEIIRTAFLLFSKKGFENTTIQDIAAQMNVSVGLCYRYFKSKTEIFEAACELYASESLQQTQIPMEPGMSAVDKLNYFIKDLFDYTLRHKEFEANYHETTEIRTSRIDKVAAKMVENLIPVMEQGIQEGEFHCENLETTTRFIVFGMLHTFHEEIPAENIEDYIHHFVIFIRKMLVDLLKIDDPERLLAWNKRE, via the coding sequence ATGTCACAACGTCGAAACCATACGCATAATCATAGAGGAAACGCGCCAAACAGCCCGACACGGCCACGTATATCCAAAAAACCAATGGAGCGGCGGCAGGAAATTATCCGAACGGCCTTTTTGCTGTTCTCTAAAAAAGGTTTTGAGAACACAACCATTCAGGATATCGCTGCGCAGATGAATGTGTCTGTAGGATTATGCTACCGTTATTTTAAATCCAAAACAGAGATTTTTGAGGCCGCCTGCGAGCTTTATGCCAGCGAATCCCTCCAGCAGACCCAGATACCAATGGAACCCGGTATGTCTGCGGTTGATAAACTCAATTACTTTATCAAGGATCTTTTTGATTATACGCTGAGGCATAAAGAATTTGAGGCTAATTATCACGAAACGACTGAGATAAGAACCAGCCGAATTGACAAGGTTGCAGCCAAAATGGTCGAAAATCTGATTCCGGTTATGGAACAGGGAATTCAGGAGGGTGAGTTTCACTGTGAGAACCTAGAGACCACTACAAGATTTATTGTTTTTGGCATGCTGCATACCTTTCATGAAGAGATTCCGGCTGAAAATATTGAAGATTATATTCATCACTTCGTTATTTTTATTCGAAAAATGCTGGTCGATCTTTTGAAAATAGATGATCCTGAACGCCTCTTAGCTTGGAATAAAAGAGAATAA